Below is a window of Paenibacillus bovis DNA.
CCGGGCGAGATTGAACGGGTCTATCTGAACTTCAGTGATCCATGGCCTAAAAAAAAGCACGGACGTCGTCGTCTGACGCATCCACGCTTTTTGGAGAAATATTGTCGTCTGCTGAATTCACGCGGACAAATTCATTTCAAGACCGATTCGGAGACATTGTTCGAGTTCTCGATTAACTCCTTTGCCGATTATGGTCTGCAGATGACCAATATCAGTCTGAATCTGCACCGTGATGGAATTAACGAAGAGCATGTCATGACAGAATATGAAGCCAAATTTATGGGTAAAGGAATGCGTATCCATCGCTGCGAAGTAATCGTAGGGCAGGATGCACTGAACGAATACCAGCAGATGCGTCTCGATAAATATTGATCTATCCTTTATTTAAATAAGAATAAACACAATAAGGTCTTAACCTGCATTCAGGTTAAGACCTTATTGTGTTCCACCATATCCATGATACTGCGTGCACATTCAGTAGGATTGTAGCGGTCGATCTGCTCTAGCTTGAGCTGGCGCTGCATAACGACAGCATCGTAATCATTGATCAGCAGTTCCATCCACTGGGTAACCACATGAATCGAAGTAATCGGTTCACCCCAGCCCTGTTCTGTAAAGTAGCGCGAATTTTGTTCTTCCTGTCCAGGCAGCGGATTGTAAAATAACATGGGGATCGCTTTGGCCAATCCTTCCGTACATGTCATCCCGCCTGGTTTGGTGACGAGCAGATCGGAGACTTCCATCAATTTATCAATCTCTTTGGTATAACGAACGAGATGGATATTTTCATGGTTAAAGTTCAGATCCTGCTGTGCCCGCTGGTAAGCTTTATCGTTGCTGCCGAAGCAGAAAATAAATTGTACTTTGTCGGCGAAGCTGGTCAGATAGGCATTGACGGCATCGTCGCTCATCATTCCCCAGCCACCGCTCATAATCATGACAGTAGGCATATCCTTGAGGCCGAACCGCATCCGGATCTCCGCCTTGCTGGGATGTTCCCAGAAATTCGGATGAACAGGAATGCCGGTAACCTTGATTTTGGAGAACGGTATTCCACGCATCATCAGTTTGGAGCGTACTCCGTCTGTAGAGACCAGATAGCGGTCCACTTCGGGAATAATCCATGTTCCGTGTGCGTCATAGTCTGTAATTACCATGCATAGCGGAATCGGCATCCCCAGGCGTTTCAGCCGGGAAATAACCGCACCCGGAATCGGATGCGTACATACGATAATATCTGGCCGCAGCTGCCGGATCACATTCTGGGTATGCGTATAAAATATACGATGAAGCGCCAGCGTAGCCAGACGATTAATCGATTTTTTGTATTGGCTGCGATACATCATGCGTACAAGCTTCGGCTGCGAGACAACCGTTTTTTTATAAGCGGTGATAATGAGCGGCGCTACTTTGGGATTGAGGAAACTGCCGAGCTCTAGTACTCTGGTTTGTATATTCGGTGAGATTTTACGCAAGCTGCTGGACAGCGCGTAAGCAGCTTGTGTATGTCCTGAACCAAAACCTTCCGACAAGAGCAGCACTCTGTATTTTGACACGTTCATTTCACCTTTTCTGCAAGGTATTCTCAATTAATAAATAAGGTCGTACAGGCAGCAATTCTGCCTGTCTGTAATATAACTGTAACAATGTTACCATACTGTTACAATAACTGCTTTAAGGCCACAATGCAACTGTACCAAAAGCAACTGCTGATCCAATCAATGCTCCTACAAGCACATCCGATGGATAGTGAAGTCCCAGATACATGCGGGATACCGCTACGATCAATGCCAGTGGCAGCAAAAACGGGATCGTATGCACATCCATAAGCATAAAGGGAACCGTTACGGAGAAGACAGCCGTCGTATGTCCCGATGGAAAAGAATGATCCGTCAGCGGGTTGCGGAAGGTAATCGTCTCCGGTATAGCCAGATACGGACGGATACGCGGATATAATTTTTTGGCGATAGCTACAGGAATATGACTGACAGCAAGTGCGACAGCAGCATGCAGGCCAGCCTGGTCCCATGGCGCAGGTGCCAGCAGCCAGATAGCCAGTGTAGCGATAATCGTAAAAGTGGCTCCGCCCAGATTCGTCAGATAATAAAAGAAAATGTTGAGAAACCGGTTATGAAGCCTGGTGTTAAACCATCTGAAAATATACTGCTCCATGGTTTGTAAACGAATAAGGAACTGACGCATGAGAGACCCCCGTATATATTGCCTTTATAGGCTTAGATTAATCATATTTTTATTCTTTAACCATTTCAAGCATTATAACGTTAACCCAGCGTTAAATCACATATAATCTGCCTTTATTATTCTTACCCTCTAATTCGCTGGCTCATTCATACGGGATAGAGACGTATCACGAAGCCACATATAGCTCATGATTCAACCGAAAATAATCGGTTTATAGAATGTCAGGCAACTTGTTGCCTGGTTCCATTTTCCAAATTCCATTATAAAATTAAGGCTAAAGACATGAAAAGCGAGCAAAACCAAGATATTATACCATAAAACGCTAATAGACCTCGCCTTGGAACCTTTTCGTAGCGTTTGTCGTCCTAATTATAGAGTTTTTCGCAGCACACCGCATTTGGTACCTTTGACAAATGGACAAAAAGTGTGCAAAATCTTTATGTCTGCATGCAAAAGTTTCATGAGGCTTACATCAATTATCTGGAATTATGAAATTTGAGTCATTTACAAAAAGATATTCAAAAAATGAAATGTTAGACAAAAAAGAAAACAGTCGCTAGGGTTTGAAGGGGTTTCATATGAAGGGGGTCACATATTCTCATGGGTAATATCTTGGATACAACATTTATAGTGCTGCAGATTTTGTTGGCACTGATCGCGGTTTACCAGTTCGGATTTTCCCTGTTCGGGATTATCAAACGCAAAAAAAGACCGGAGCATGCTCCGCAAAAATCTTTTGCGATTCTGGTAGCAGCGCATAACGAGGAAAAAGTTATTGGCGCATTGATGGAGAATCTGAAAGAAATGGATTATCCGGAAGAACTGTACGATGTATTCGTTATCTGTGATAACTGTACAGACGGTACAGCCGATATCGTAAGAAGTCACGGTATGAATGCTTGTGTGCGTACGAACCCTAACCAACGTGGTAAAGGGTATGCAATCGAGTGGATGCTGAATGAATTGTGGAGCATGCCTCGCCAGTACGACGGCATTGTTATGTTCGACGCGGATAATCTGGCAGCTTCGAACTTCCTGAAAGAAATGAACAATGACATGTGTGAAGGCGCACGCGTTATCCAGGGTTATATCGATACCAAGAACCCGGAAGATTCCTGGATCACTGCAGCTTATGGTGTATCGTACTGGTACATCAACCGTCTGTGGCAGCTGTCCCGTCATAATCTGAATATGGCGAACTTCCTTGGTGGTACGGGTATGTGTTTTGAAAATGAACTGCTCAAAGAAATCGGCTGGGGCGCAACCAGTCTGGTCGAAGATCTGGAGTTCACTATGCGTTGTGCCGAAAAAGGCATCTATCCAAAATTCAGCTACGATGCCAAAGTATTTGATGAGAAGCCGCTGACATTCAAAGCTTCTTCCCGTCAACGTCTGCGCTGGATGCAAGGTCACTTTACCGTGGCACGTCGTTATTTCTTCCCGCTGCTATGGAAAAGTATCAAGGAATTCAACATCATCAAGTTTGACCTTGCGCTG
It encodes the following:
- the trmB gene encoding tRNA (guanosine(46)-N7)-methyltransferase TrmB yields the protein MRLRGRKGIREDLEQQQDLVVLNPEAYKGKWRERFNNDYPIHVEFGMGKGRFVSQMSVKNQQVNYIGFDMYDELVRRAAEKTRIAWNEAELGDPTSIQLALANIENIEDIFTPGEIERVYLNFSDPWPKKKHGRRRLTHPRFLEKYCRLLNSRGQIHFKTDSETLFEFSINSFADYGLQMTNISLNLHRDGINEEHVMTEYEAKFMGKGMRIHRCEVIVGQDALNEYQQMRLDKY
- a CDS encoding MGDG synthase family glycosyltransferase; translation: MSKYRVLLLSEGFGSGHTQAAYALSSSLRKISPNIQTRVLELGSFLNPKVAPLIITAYKKTVVSQPKLVRMMYRSQYKKSINRLATLALHRIFYTHTQNVIRQLRPDIIVCTHPIPGAVISRLKRLGMPIPLCMVITDYDAHGTWIIPEVDRYLVSTDGVRSKLMMRGIPFSKIKVTGIPVHPNFWEHPSKAEIRMRFGLKDMPTVMIMSGGWGMMSDDAVNAYLTSFADKVQFIFCFGSNDKAYQRAQQDLNFNHENIHLVRYTKEIDKLMEVSDLLVTKPGGMTCTEGLAKAIPMLFYNPLPGQEEQNSRYFTEQGWGEPITSIHVVTQWMELLINDYDAVVMQRQLKLEQIDRYNPTECARSIMDMVEHNKVLT
- a CDS encoding phosphatase PAP2 family protein gives rise to the protein MRQFLIRLQTMEQYIFRWFNTRLHNRFLNIFFYYLTNLGGATFTIIATLAIWLLAPAPWDQAGLHAAVALAVSHIPVAIAKKLYPRIRPYLAIPETITFRNPLTDHSFPSGHTTAVFSVTVPFMLMDVHTIPFLLPLALIVAVSRMYLGLHYPSDVLVGALIGSAVAFGTVALWP
- a CDS encoding glycosyltransferase family 2 protein — translated: MLDTTFIVLQILLALIAVYQFGFSLFGIIKRKKRPEHAPQKSFAILVAAHNEEKVIGALMENLKEMDYPEELYDVFVICDNCTDGTADIVRSHGMNACVRTNPNQRGKGYAIEWMLNELWSMPRQYDGIVMFDADNLAASNFLKEMNNDMCEGARVIQGYIDTKNPEDSWITAAYGVSYWYINRLWQLSRHNLNMANFLGGTGMCFENELLKEIGWGATSLVEDLEFTMRCAEKGIYPKFSYDAKVFDEKPLTFKASSRQRLRWMQGHFTVARRYFFPLLWKSIKEFNIIKFDLALYSVNVYIVLITFLMTAAVWIDTAILGGPHIASVYNYMPMWVAVVAIFANVVTFILAMILEKVKSWKVYMYLLLFPIYGLSWWPITFYAFFTQNNKQWSHTEHTRVVRLEEVQGKQSSL